The stretch of DNA gtcctggttggtggctccacccgggacaaaaggcccaaccctttttatcccgggtggtaacaccaacccggactaaagggtgacccttttgtcccggttggtgttaccaacccggacaaaaggccccttttgtcccggttggtgttaccaacacggacaaaaggcccctccacgtgatagtttaaaaggaagttattctatacggagtcacgtgtactacttaggtgagttggcaaggaaACAATGCGCTAGGCAAGAGGTCTTGGGATCGAATCCCGtggtgtgcaaaaaaaattttaacgtcaggcaccttttgtcccggttctgccacccgggacaaaagcctcaaGGCTTTTGTCCTGGAagccttgtcccggttccaaaaccgggacaaaagccagtttggaaccgggacaaaaggctgaaTCTGTAGTAGTGATCTAGGCATCTAGGTATAGACCTGTCAAATATGCAACATGTTATTGGAAGGAAGTATAAGCTAGTTATGTACATTGAAATGGTAATATTAGATAACTTTAATAAGTTTTAGAGTTAAATTCATTAGTTAGTATTTGTGTTCTGGTCTGAACCGAAAGACCATTTAAACAAACCTTTGGGGGGCTTATAAATAATTGGATGCATTGACTCTTTGGTGTTTATATGATCTCATACAAAATTTCATCCTTTTTCACTGGAAATGCTAATTTACTGGAGCTGTATTTCAGGTGGTACTTTTCTGGCAGGAAAGCTAATGTATTATATAGCCTTGCGTTTGTGTGCTGAAGTCATTTTGGAAAATGATGATCCAGACGACCGCATGAAGATGGAACTCGCTAACATGTATGGTTCGTTAAAAATTGATTCACTTTTTAGCATGAGGTGTCCCAGTTAACTACTTGTTTCCTTATCATAATAGCTTTAATCCATTCACAGAATACTTACTAAGCATAGCAATGACAAACCACTGGTTGAAGCTGTAAGAAAGCAATTCTTTGCTGAGCATCTGTTCAATGACCTGCATCAAGATAGTCCACTTTTCAGGTGGCACCCATGCGGTTGGTATGTTGACAGCGCTTTTATGGAAAGGCTGAAGGAAACAGAAGCTGAACTTAACTGCTCTGACAACGAGACAGGATCATATTCTAGGCAGACAGTAGTAAACATTGTGAGTTCTACTCATTTTCACAGTCACTCAGGAACCTAGATTGGCAGCACCCACTATCACTATGTTTTCTCTATTCATTTTGTCTGTTCAAAATTCAGAATACTTCATAGCATCATAACTCTTCTTTGTTTCTTTATCTGTATATTTACTCTTAAAGAGATTTGGAGACCTCATGGATGACCCGCTGGATTGCGTGCTCGGTTCTCTCGTAAGGGACAAGGAAAGCCACAATCTCTCCGAAAACAAGATAGCTGTCTTGAAGAGAAGGGGGCCACGAAACCGCAAGAGAAGTCACCGTCATCAATTGCCAACAGAATGCTGACATTTTAGTTACTGCGTATTGAAGGTTGCATTAAAGGTGTGGTAAGATGTTGTAGATGTTAGCATTTTGGTCGCCATCTGGAGCGATGAGTTATCCGCATATAATTGCTGGGGTTAGTAAGCATGTGGGCACGAGCTACTTGAAGTATTTATCTGCTGTCGCCTGTCATGTACACAAAGATGTTTTTATCAACGGTAATGGCTCCATGTTAAATGCACTTGTATGTTTGCAAATGTATACAAACGGGCTTTGGAAATGGAAGgttttagggcctgtttggaagGTCGGTTTTAGACTCAAAACCAGTGGTAATGGCTCCAAGATTGCATCCACCTGGAACTTGAGTACACGGTCTATGATCTCGCGTCCCCTGATCATCCAAGCAAAAAGAAATTGTTCCGTTTTGAGCTCCAAATTGATGCTCAATGGGTCAGTCAGGTGTCAGTTCAGGTTCAATTCGGGAACAGATGCAA from Panicum virgatum strain AP13 chromosome 9K, P.virgatum_v5, whole genome shotgun sequence encodes:
- the LOC120650977 gene encoding uncharacterized protein LOC120650977 isoform X4; its protein translation is MAVAFLRELKYAVGSLLGKGEVMQDLEYSMRSKGKLTPLEEARLRTSSGIATRGFIAGTVLYSFVGWFVTGKHKIPIAGIPVPPLPGLVRFATVSGGTFLAGKLMYYIALRLCAEVILENDDPDDRMKMELANMWHPCGWYVDSAFMERLKETEAELNCSDNETGSYSRQTVVNIRFGDLMDDPLDCVLGSLVRDKESHNLSENKIAVLKRRGPRNRKRSHRHQLPTEC
- the LOC120650977 gene encoding uncharacterized protein LOC120650977 isoform X3 yields the protein MAVAFLRELKYAVGSLLGKGEVMQDLEYSMRSKGKLTPLEEARLRTSSGIATRGFIAGTVLYSFVGWFVTGSGTFLAGKLMYYIALRLCAEVILENDDPDDRMKMELANIILTKHSNDKPLVEAVRKQFFAEHLFNDLHQDSPLFRWHPCGWYVDSAFMERLKETEAELNCSDNETGSYSRQTVVNIRFGDLMDDPLDCVLGSLVRDKESHNLSENKIAVLKRRGPRNRKRSHRHQLPTEC
- the LOC120650977 gene encoding uncharacterized protein LOC120650977 isoform X1, whose protein sequence is MAVAFLRELKYAVGSLLGKGEVMQDLEYSMRSKGKLTPLEEARLRTSSGIATRGFIAGTVLYSFVGWFVTGKHKIPIAGIPVPPLPGLVRFATVSGGTFLAGKLMYYIALRLCAEVILENDDPDDRMKMELANIILTKHSNDKPLVEAVRKQFFAEHLFNDLHQDSPLFRWHPCGWYVDSAFMERLKETEAELNCSDNETGSYSRQTVVNIRFGDLMDDPLDCVLGSLVRDKESHNLSENKIAVLKRRGPRNRKRSHRHQLPTEC
- the LOC120650977 gene encoding uncharacterized protein LOC120650977 isoform X6; the protein is MAVAFLRELKYAVGSLLGKGEVMQDLEYSMRSKGKLTPLEEARLRTSSGIATRGFIAGTVLYSFVGWFVTGSGTFLAGKLMYYIALRLCAEVILENDDPDDRMKMELANMWHPCGWYVDSAFMERLKETEAELNCSDNETGSYSRQTVVNIRFGDLMDDPLDCVLGSLVRDKESHNLSENKIAVLKRRGPRNRKRSHRHQLPTEC
- the LOC120650977 gene encoding uncharacterized protein LOC120650977 isoform X2, which encodes MAVAFLRELKYAVGSLLGKGEVMQDLEYSMRSKGKLTPLEEARLRTSSGIATRGFIAGTVLYSFVGWFVTGKHKIPIAGIPVPPLPGLVRFATVSGGTFLAGKLMYYIALRLCAEVILENDDPDDRMKMELANMYGSLKIDSLFSMRWHPCGWYVDSAFMERLKETEAELNCSDNETGSYSRQTVVNIRFGDLMDDPLDCVLGSLVRDKESHNLSENKIAVLKRRGPRNRKRSHRHQLPTEC
- the LOC120650977 gene encoding uncharacterized protein LOC120650977 isoform X5, producing MAVAFLRELKYAVGSLLGKGEVMQDLEYSMRSKGKLTPLEEARLRTSSGIATRGFIAGTVLYSFVGWFVTGKHKIPIAGIPVPPLPGLVRFATVSGGTFLAGKLMYYIALRLCAEVILENDDPDDRMKMELANIILTKHSNDKPLVEAVRKQFFAEHLFNDLHQDSPLFRWHPCGWYVDSAFMERLKETEAELNCSDNETGSYSRQTVVNIVSSTHFHSHSGT